The following are encoded in a window of Castanea sativa cultivar Marrone di Chiusa Pesio chromosome 5, ASM4071231v1 genomic DNA:
- the LOC142636536 gene encoding protein RTF1 homolog yields the protein MADLENLLLEAAGRTSSAGRRNTVTPSRRRREGSYSDGGSDSRDDDSDDDRDYASRKPSGSQVPLKKRLDPAERDDDLGSQEEGDDDGVSDREGDSSDESDVGEDLYKNEDDRRKLAQMTELEREMILSDRASKKNDKNLREKIRSKRDSGKTTQSRKETPPLPQSRLRLTPRSADRSAKDDALNELRAKRLKQQDPEAHRKLRDASRGSSGNRTFSPKRKTFTRPSVSSSSQSESESRSHSEDEGSTGDGAMVDSDDERGMSGSEVPSFDDIKEITIRRSKLGKWFMEPFFEELIVGCFVRVGIGRSKSGPIYRLCLVRNVDATEPDRQYRLENKTTYKYLNVIWGNESSAARWQMAMVSDSAPLEEEYKQWIKEVERSGGRMPSKQDVLEKKEAIKKTNTYVYSAATVKQMLQEKKSSLSRPLNVAAEKDRLRRELEIAQSKHDEAEVERIKTRLQQLEASRQTQEKDTKAMRLAEMNRKNRVENFKNASELKPINTGLKAGEAGYDPFSRRWTRSRNYYISKPGGTNGATVANGDANGASATVIVSNVTGEKVITEVGLAATAAALEAAADAGKLVDTSAPVDQGTESNLLHNFELPISLAALQRFGGPQGAQAGFMARKQRIEATIGCKVPENDGRRHALTLTVSDYKRRRGLL from the coding sequence ATGGCAGACTTAGAAAATTTGCTCCTGGAGGCTGCAGGAAGAACCAGTTCAGCTGGCAGAAGGAACACAGTTACACCATCTAGAAGGCGACGTGAGGGTTCATATTCTGATGGTGGAAGTGACTCTAGGGATGATGATTCAGATGATGATCGTGATTATGCAAGCAGAAAGCCCTCTGGATCTCAAGTTCCTttgaagaagaggttggacCCTGCTGAAAGAGATGATGATCTGGGCAGCCAGGAAGAGGGTGATGATGATGGCGTGTCTGATCGTGAGGGTGACAGCAGTGATGAATCTGATGTTGGTGAGGATCTTTATAAGAATGAAGATGACAGGCGAAAGCTTGCACAGATGACTGAACTTGAAAGAGAGATGATCTTGTCGGATAGGGCATCCAAGAAAAATGATAAGAATTTACGGGAGAAAATTAGATCAAAGAGGGATAGCGGAAAGACCACCCAATCTAGAAAAGAGACTCCACCTCTTCCACAATCTCGTCTGCGTTTGACACCCAGATCTGCTGACAGGTCTGCCAAGGATGATGCATTGAATGAATTGCGAGCAAAGCGATTGAAGCAGCAGGACCCAGAGGCTCACCGTAAATTAAGAGATGCATCTAGAGGAAGTTCAGGGAATCGAACTTTCTCACCAAAGCGAAAAACTTTCACTAGACCAAGTGTGAGTAGTTCTAGTCAGAGTGAGAGTGAAAGTAGGTCCCACAGTGAAGATGAAGGATCAACAGGGGATGGTGCAATGGTTGACAGTGATGACGAGAGGGGCATGTCTGGATCTGAGGTTCCATCTTTTGATGATATAAAGGAAATTACTATTCGGAGGTCAAAGCTAGGAAAATGGTTTATGGAGCCATTCTTTGAGGAGTTGATTGTGGGTTGCTTTGTGAGGGTTGGAATTGGGAGGTCAAAATCTGGACCTATATACAGGCTTTGCTTGGTCCGAAATGTTGATGCCACAGAACCTGACAGGCAGTACAGACTGGAGAATAAAACCACGTATAAGTATCTAAATGTTATATGGGGCAATGAAAGCTCTGCTGCCAGGTGGCAGATGGCTATGGTTTCTGACTCAGCTCCACTAGAGGAGGAGTATAAACAGTGGATTAAGGAGGTAGAACGAAGTGGGGGTCGGATGCCAAGCAAACAGGACGTGTTGGAAAAGAAGGAGGCTATTAAGAAAACCAACACATATGTTTACTCGGCGGCCACTGTGAAGCAGATGTTGCAAGAGAAAAAATCTTCTTTGTCAAGACCACTTAATGTTGCAGCTGAGAAGGACCGGCTGAGGAGGGAGTTGGAAATTGCACAAAGCAAGCATGATGAGGCAGAGGTGGAGAGGATCAAGACAAGACTGCAGCAATTAGAGGCATCCCGGCAAACACAGGAGAAAGATACCAAGGCCATGAGGCTAGCCGAGATGAACAGAAAGAACAGGGTTGAGAATTTCAAAAATGCATCAGAACTGAAACCCATAAACACGGGTTTAAAAGCAGGGGAGGCTGGTTATGATCCCTTTTCAAGGAGATGGACTAGGTCAAGGAATTACTACATTTCAAAGCCTGGTGGAACCAATGGGGCTACAGTGGCAAATGGTGATGCTAATGGTGCATCTGCTACAGTTATAGTCAGTAATGTGACTGGAGAAAAGGTAATCACAGAGGTTGGCTTGGCCGCTACAGCTGCAGCCTTAGAAGCGGCAGCTGATGCCGGGAAGTTGGTTGATACTAGTGCTCCTGTGGATCAAGGGACAGAGTCAAATTTGCTGCATAATTTCGAGCTGCCAATTTCATTGGCTGCTCTTCAGAGGTTTGGTGGGCCCCAAGGAGCTCAGGCTGGATTCATGGCAAGGAAACAAAGAATTGAAGCAACAATTGGATGCAAAGTCCCTGAGAATGATGGAAGGAGGCATGCACTGACCCTGACGGTTAGTGACTATAAGAGAAGAAGAGGGCTTCTCTGA